A stretch of DNA from Juglans microcarpa x Juglans regia isolate MS1-56 chromosome 5D, Jm3101_v1.0, whole genome shotgun sequence:
TACTTCACTACAACTAGGAGCCGTGATTAGCGTGGCATAGGTTGAACAAACAATTTATCGCGAGGAGGTCACAAGGAAGtctattttacattaaatatatgttttcatttaagtattgaaacgaaatatttcgatatcggtGCATTCCactaaattattttggaattaactatatacataaacttataactcgtatatataaatatgaaagaACTGACCTTTTATAAAATGAGTATACACtgcaactattaaaaaaaaaaatagagatactAGTGTCAAAattaagataatattaaaaaaaattacaaacttgaATTGAgacataaaaaacaaagaaataaataaaatagcgGAGAAATGATTacaaataatgatatattaaaaaaaacaataaaacatatttaagcTGGAATGGCCGAAATTTGATCAAAATGAacgaaataaattgagatttaaaacaaAACGAAACGAGGAAGTAGAATATACTGAATACTAAACTAGAATAGAAAATCCCGACTGAAATGACTGGAACGGAACagaattgaaattttttctttccgAGTGCTctgaaaataatttatcaagCTACACGTATTTTCTCAAATTGGCCACGATGTGAcgcaaaatgtaaaataaaataaaaacgaaaTGGAAGGGATGAAGCGAAGTCGTGACAATGAATAATTTAGATAGGCAATTCTAACTGGAAGTTCACATTTTATCTCGCTATGATTAATTGACATTGTACATCAGCCAAAAATTAAAGGTTGATTTTCGGGGATTAAAAAGTAGCACATTttcaataatgaaataaaaatgaaataagaataTAGTGTATAACGTTATTCTAACCGAAGATAGAGTTGATGAGGCACCCGTTTTGTAGTCACTTGTGAATTTATCAgaattaaacaatttttaattttattttttcttacttaaagattaaggaagtgattattagtgaattgatattttttttaaaaaaaaatattcaaagatatgtaaaaaataattaaaataaaagggaaaataataataaaaaaagaaagtgcatTTATACTTATCGGCCAAATTTCATCGATTCATCAATTAGTTAGCATTACCCATTTTAATATAAGCCACATTGAATTGGTTCTCGacatttctatttttgttcttctatttttttgaacttcttTCCCATTCCAACTTTGAACCACTAGATCAATATTTATTGGTACAAAAACCAAGATCATAATTGTAAGGAATAAAGTATTATAGACCCATGGTATTTTCTAGATCCGACCTCACAGGTAGAACTCATCAAGAAAGAACAAAGAGAGGGAATGAGGAAACAAAATGCTATGAAAGGTTCATGAGGAAAAGAGGGGATTAGACATAAATGAGGGGTGGTGTGACATAAAGTAAATGGAAGTGACACAAAGCAAAATGGGGCAGGAGATAAAAGGCAAGGGCACATAAGGACTTTTGGCCAGGTTTCCCTGAGCctcggtttggattgaaaactcacctcaactcatctcattattataacttttttaaatttttacacaaaattcacatttttcaacttcatcaCAGAGATTTCAGCGAGATAAGGAAAACCAGAGGATAGAACTCAGATCTTCATTGTACAGTGAGGATGAGAGACCGTGAGAGATTGttaacaagcatattatagtagattctCCCCTCCCCAAACCCTATGGACATAAGTTTAGTATCAAACGACGTAAATCTATTTGTCTTATTCTCTTTACTTTTTCTGCCTTTATTTACTGTTCATCGTCATGGATGCATGCACAGACACTGTATAGCTGCACTAGATCACTGCTGAGGGCCCACACAACATCGATCGAGACCCGAACAACCTTAGCGGGGCCGGGAATGAATCTTTCTCTCCTTTAGAATGGTTGTGCTATTTTTAAgcattaacaataataataaaacaattttatattGGCACTTTATTGTCGTgggtaatttattaatttaagagACTCTCAATAATAAACTTTCCGCCAAGTAATAGTGAGTTTTTACTTCAAAGGTGTTGAAGATAAAAACAACAATgattgaaatattaaataaaaacgATTCTGCATGTGGGGGTTAGTGTGTGAGTGTAACTTCACGAGAATCGCTGCCAATTGTATGCCAAACTCTGAGAAAAATGTCCAAACGGATGGCGATGCTCGGTTGTGAACATATTCTCCAAAGAGTGTAAGTTGTAACCCCTTTTTGTACGCGGATTTTGGCTTTGAagtaaagtaatattatatatagttttaaaatgaataaggcttcgtttggttaccaaaatcacctcaactcatctcaactcatcattataattttttcaaattccaatacaaaatataataaacaattcaacttttttaaattttaaaataataataatattaaaaaataatattctaataatattttatcatcacaactcaactcaactcaactcacttcaacatccataCACACTCTAAGTCTCagcataatttatttgaaaaaagtgaagtatattattaaaaaatatttttttatgtagatcttagatttattcaatttttttttgaagagaatgcattatatttgtacattttaaaattataaatattaatttttgtttaattaagtgtaaatagaataaaaatctcttattactatATTCTCTTACATTAAAGAGAATGAAATGAATAAAGGTTTTTCATTCACTCCAAATTGGGAGGAATATGTGAGAATAGAATAAGAGTTTTTGACTATTCTCTTAAAATTCCTTCATATTTCTTACCATTCTATCTTTatccattcattttataaatgcaTTGTTTATAAAATGGGGGgaatatattgaattttattgttTCGTTGCAAACGAATTTCATAGTgatataattattaagtaaatatgatatttgaaagtccatctttataatatttgaaagtttacctaaataaaataaaaatctgaagACAATAGTAATGGTGTTACAAATATTTgtgtaagttattttataaaaatattactagtttaaaatataattgtttaaaataatctgaaaagtgtagtatataaatcatttttcattcgAAAAAGCTAAGGTCTTGTTTgtctttaaaaaatatctcatctcatttcatctcatcattacaatttttttaatttttaatataaaataaaataaataatttaacttttttaaattctaaaataaaaataatattaaaaaatatattttaataatattttatttaactttttaattttaatttcaactcatctcgtctcatctcatctaacaaACAAACGAGTCCTAACTTAACTATTTCTGCGAGCGGCGAAAGTCCTGAAATTGCCAAGTGGAGTGCAAAACAAGGACAAATGTCAGTTTCTCTGCAAATGCTGTacgtttaaaatataaaaaattttatttattatttttttatcacacgtcataattttttaattttaattttaattttcttattaaatatataatctaaaagaaataaaattaaataaaataaatgtaatatataatatgtgggatgacaaataaaaaactttgaaaaaatacacaaaaaaagcCTTATAACCGGTGAGGAAAGTAGCAAACCATAACCATAAAGTGAAGTGGGAAGGGGAGTGGGAATGGTGACTACCCCACGTCCTACAAAACAGGGTCATATGCCCCCACGCAAGTAAAATGCCCACTATTTTTGTATAGGAAAATATTAGTTGTCTCTCTCAAAACTATCactgaattatttttatttttttacttaataattaaaaaagtgattataaaatttgtattttataatgttgaaaacaatgaaaaaaaaaaaaaaaaaaaactaagcaGATTAACCGTGGCCAGCTAGCACTATCCTTTTGTATAACGTGGACCTTCAGTTGGCGGGTCACATGCCACTTCCAATGACCCGTCCTACCCCTGTTCTCATATGGGCCCTCCACCGCCTCACTCCCATCCTGTGGAGTCGGAGCGTGTCTCCCACTTTCTTGTTCAGCGCGTACAactatttttttcccctctcgcaataaagaaaaggaaacaagcAAGCAGAGCCTCGTCACTGTGCTGTGGAGCCTGGGACTCTTTTAAAAGGGACCTCGAGGCTATGCCAGAACCCCAGTTGCAGTTTcttcccttcccttctctcCGTCTAGCTTTCGCTTTCTCTTTACTCTTtctctttctgtttctctcGCTGCTTTTTTGATTTGGCTGGGCCCTGAGTCTGCAAATCCAGCAAACCTCCCACCTGGGTTTGtgattattaaatcttaactcaGAAGCGAACCCCCTTCCTTCCCATCACTGAGGCCATCAAAAGCCCCAGTCCTCTGTGTTGCGTCTCAGTGGTTgtgttctttctttcctttttttgtctGAAAGGATTTTCAGGATGTCTGCGAGTTTGGACGACGCCGAGTTTTGGCTACCACCTGAGTTTCTCACCGAAGACGACTTGGCCACTGACAAGAATAATAACTGCAAGAGCGAAGGTAATGGGTTCAGCTCCGACACTGAGGCGACGAGGTCTTTGTTCCACTTCGAGTTCCCCTACGGGTTTGGCTCTTTTGGCACTTCGTCGGATATCGGTTCTCCGGTTGAGTCCGTTGTCAGTTCGAGTGAGACGGAGAGCGACGAGGAGGACTACGTCGCTGGGCTGACCCGCCAGTTGGCACACTCGACCCTGGCGGACGATATCAGGAAGTCAGGCTCTCCTTTTCCCTCTGAGAATCCGAAGGTTTGATCGATAGTTCGTGTGCCTTTTTTCCCACTCGAcacttttcccttcttttttggTGATTTATAATTTGTTGTGTTTGCTTCTTACTTTGCAGGCTTGGGTCGGTTCGCCACAGTCGACCCTGTGCGCGGTTGGGAGCGGATGTGGTTGCAAACAGGGCTCGAGCCATGGAAGCCCGAACTGTGCTTCTCAGGTCTCTTCCCAGCCTGCTACTTGGGATCTGCTTTACGCTGCTGCAGGGGAGGTTGCTAGGATGAGAATGGACGAAGAGATTTACGGACTTAACTATGGCAGAGGTCTCTTGGGTCCCCTAAGAAAGCCCTCTACAGACGCCATCTCCGTGAAGAACGACTCCAACGCTGATGTTGGAATTTTTCCTCACCAGTCGCTTTCCCACCAGCAGTTGCAAATGCAAGCCAGTCAAGTAAGCTTTTATTTACTGTGCTTTCTTGGCATTACGGGAGAATTGATTATTCAGAACTTAAAAGCTTACAAATCTGTCAATTGTTGATGGGATCTAATATTACTTCCGACAGTTTCAGCAGTTCAGAGAGCAACAAATGTTGAAGCAACATGGTTCGGCGGCCTGGGATGCACAATTGAAAGCGACTGCACGATACCAACAGCGGCAGACCCAGCAAACGGTCCTGAACCGGGGCAGAAACAGCGAGTACGTTGGGGGCCGAAACGGTCGTCCTCTAGGTTTGTCAGTTTCTGCATGGCCCCCCCTGCAGCCGGCTCAGCAAAAGCACCAGCAGCAGCGTCAGCAAAATAACTCTGGCATGAGAGCTGTATTTCTTGGAACTCCTGGCGGTAAAAAGGAATGCGCCGGTACCGGTGTGTTCCTGCCTCGCCGCGTTGATTGTCCATCTGATACACGCCGAAATCCAGGTCCACTCTCTCTTGATCATTCGATTCTAACTCCGTTGGTTCGATACTAAACTATATTCCGTACTATTGGAAGGACTTATTCAGTATTTTCGTTATTGATAGTTTAATCTccattatttttatactattatGTCAGTTTCGGAAGTCTCTGTCTGGCTCATTTGTTTAGAACTCACTCAATCTTGTTTACCAGTTATTACTTGGGTGCTGTTTGTGGGCTAGAAATTTGCTAGTTTATTATTAAGCTGTGTACTATTCATCAGATCTGGTCAGATATATACCTCTGTAACCATGTTCTGATTATTTTCCCTCAAATTATACAGGGTGTTCCACTGTCTTAGTTCCGGCAAGAGTGGTGCAGGCTCTGAACCTGAACTTGGAAGATATGTTGGGCTCGCAGCCCCAGCTCCATCCTCGGTTTAGTGGGACTATTACTCCAGACGGTGGTACAGTTGCTTCCTTGTCAAGCTGTTTCGCTCTTGTACAAACAATTTGGAATTGGTTTTTGCTCACTATTTTTCCTTCGTGTTGTAGATGCTGCACTAAGGCTTAGAAGCAACAGCGTCTTTTCTCATCAGAAGCGAAATCTCCGGCCGCAGCCAGAAGCTCTGAATCATGAGATCCGGTTACCTCAGGAGTGGACCTATTGATCTCCTTTCGCATCTGGGTCCCCTTAATTTcggcgtttttttttttcttggggatGTTTTAGGAAAAGAAACATGAAAGAAATTGGAAGCCttttagtacttttttttttttttttgctatagGGATAGTTGCATTAAGACACAGGTCCAGAAAGAAGAAAGGGCAAGAAATGGTGATGATGAAGAACAGGAAGAATAGGGTTTTTTGGTTTAGGTTTAGAGGTAATAAGTGTCTTGCTTTGCAGGAAAGTGAGCGAATGCTCTAAAGCTTTTGTTCTTTTGGTGGTGGATTATAGGagtcattttgtatttttggggAAATAAGTTTGTGAGGGATTCATTGAAAAATCATGGATTTTGGGGGGTAGGGGTGTTAATAACCCTGCCTTTGGATGGGGGGTTGTACCATGTTTTGTTTGGTGTTTAATTACAATCCTTCTCTTTTCTATTATATGGCATTATTTAGGTGCTCTGTAGCAAGTTGTCCCTGAAAATTGAATCCCAACCTGTCTACCCAACAATATTGCCGCCATCCAGTAAAATAACAGAGACTTCTTTTGCCGTCCTAACCAAATAAATTGTGTGTTTTTTCTTAAGCCAGTTCTGCATTGTGGTCTATGGGACAAGGAAACGAATTTGATAGGGAATTAGAGTTTTCTGAAGAAGGTTGCCATTCTCTCGGGTTTTGTTCTTCCTCGTGTTGTTGACCAATTTTGATGTAGCAAAAGCGTTCattcttttcataatttattaagCAATGGAGGGTGTGCATGGTTCGAGGCGTCATTGGATTTGCTAATGTTAATGTTAAAAGTAATGATATGTGTTGAAAAATAAGCGGGGATGACTATTTCCAAAGTAGGGATATTTTTGAAGaattcaagaaaaattaaattttgattattcatatatattgtattatctatttattcattatatgataataaataattaataattttaaaaatatttaatttttataattattaattaatttaatttaattatattttattattttatctattatatagggtagtattattttattattattaatttattatattagtgtattttaacatttttaataattaagaaaaaattaaaaaaatttaaatataaaaaaaataataaataagtaataataggatagttatcattatttattatatataattaaattaatatatcgaTATGTACAGTAATttctaaatttagaaaattttttagaacttattagttatttagaatttaactaattatatatttttttaataattaaatattcaataaatttaacatttaattgaGAGTATGCTCATCCACCAGAAGAATCTGTCAGCACTAGGCAGAAGCCTTTACATTTCTCCCCGAGGTCTGCTGGATTCTCGCTGACCGCGGTTCTGTTTTATTGGTTTAAGCGCATTCGATTAGCCAtcctattatttaaattttaaattttgactaatatataatttttttacttttaattaatagttCGAAACTTAAAGTttatattggattagtcatcatactctctataataataaattattattattttttcttatttatatatttttaattaatttatattttatttttatagtctTTAATAACCtccaataattatattcatttttatttttaagatgaaaataatttagctAATTTAATATGgagtaaatataaataatatttgttaaatttgaagataaaaaggtatttggctaattcaataccaatgctctaagcaccaaataatcttattttaatgcctataaaataaaagataataattttattctaatattgtTGGACATGGATTTTTACCATTACTTCCTAAATTAGTCTTATTTATGTTCTCTTCGGTAAATTACTTTATTCGTGCtctctttgagaaaataataaggtttgttattaaaaaattaattattttatatacgatttatatttatttgcatta
This window harbors:
- the LOC121265306 gene encoding uncharacterized protein LOC121265306, whose amino-acid sequence is MSASLDDAEFWLPPEFLTEDDLATDKNNNCKSEGNGFSSDTEATRSLFHFEFPYGFGSFGTSSDIGSPVESVVSSSETESDEEDYVAGLTRQLAHSTLADDIRKSGSPFPSENPKAWVGSPQSTLCAVGSGCGCKQGSSHGSPNCASQVSSQPATWDLLYAAAGEVARMRMDEEIYGLNYGRGLLGPLRKPSTDAISVKNDSNADVGIFPHQSLSHQQLQMQASQFQQFREQQMLKQHGSAAWDAQLKATARYQQRQTQQTVLNRGRNSEYVGGRNGRPLGLSVSAWPPLQPAQQKHQQQRQQNNSGMRAVFLGTPGGKKECAGTGVFLPRRVDCPSDTRRNPGCSTVLVPARVVQALNLNLEDMLGSQPQLHPRFSGTITPDGDAALRLRSNSVFSHQKRNLRPQPEALNHEIRLPQEWTY